In one Chionomys nivalis chromosome 13, mChiNiv1.1, whole genome shotgun sequence genomic region, the following are encoded:
- the LOC130885841 gene encoding acyl-CoA-binding domain-containing protein 7 isoform X1, translating into MSLQANFDQATQDVRKLKRRPEDEELKELYGLYKQSIIGDINIGACPVMLDMKGKAKWEAWNLQKGLSKEDAMSAYISKARELIEKYGI; encoded by the exons ATGTCTCTGCAG GCTAATTTTGACCAGGCCACACAAGACGTGAGGAAGCTGAAAAGGAGACCAGAAGATGAAGAACTCAAGGAACTCTACGGGCTCTACAAACAGTCCATCATCGGAGACATCAACATTGGTG CATGTCCAGTAATGTTAGATATGAAGGGCAAGGCCAAGTGGGAAGCATGGAACCTCCAAAAAG GGTTGTCGAAGGAAGATGCCATGAGTGCCTATATTTCTAAAGCAAGAGAGCTGATCGAGAAATACGGAATTTAA
- the LOC130885841 gene encoding acyl-CoA-binding domain-containing protein 7 isoform X2, giving the protein MSLQANFDQATQDVRKLKRRPEDEELKELYGLYKQSIIGDINIACPVMLDMKGKAKWEAWNLQKGLSKEDAMSAYISKARELIEKYGI; this is encoded by the exons ATGTCTCTGCAG GCTAATTTTGACCAGGCCACACAAGACGTGAGGAAGCTGAAAAGGAGACCAGAAGATGAAGAACTCAAGGAACTCTACGGGCTCTACAAACAGTCCATCATCGGAGACATCAACATTG CATGTCCAGTAATGTTAGATATGAAGGGCAAGGCCAAGTGGGAAGCATGGAACCTCCAAAAAG GGTTGTCGAAGGAAGATGCCATGAGTGCCTATATTTCTAAAGCAAGAGAGCTGATCGAGAAATACGGAATTTAA